In Salvia miltiorrhiza cultivar Shanhuang (shh) chromosome 4, IMPLAD_Smil_shh, whole genome shotgun sequence, the DNA window TAaattatgcttttttttttgctgTCTGATAGATTTTCAGAACTGCTTTTCACGTTCTCACTGTGAAGCTTGGTTTTTGTTGACAACTACTAATTTTCTGTTAGAAAATCTTCAGTTTGAATGAAATGTTCTAGTTGGTTCTGTTATTGCAAGTAAGAATAGTACTACAAAAAAGTAATTTTGACACTGTTCAACTGAGGTTTCTGTTAGGTTCCGTAGATACCAATTTATGATATCAATTTAGGTGGTTATCTTTATGACTGAGATATCTGGTAATATTTTGATTATATAGATTTTGCAGCATGGAGAATATTCAAAGCTGAAACTACTATTACCCTGGATATACTCGCTtggtttccagcgctcgctggattcccagcggtcgctgggttttcAGCGGTGCTGGGATtcagcgggcgttggcatcatggatttcaattccagaattatcccctaaattcttcgaaaatcattgaaaatcggggtgaaatccaatcacgaattctttgaaagtcgtctgaaatctatgtgaattccatggaatttaaattccacggactttttaaagtctgtgaaaatccacaacgaatacacccccttaaaTCTCGTattatttgaataaatttaacatgtttctatttttcatagataaaatatgaaatttagtGTCTTACCATTTCCACCCTAAATTTTATCACCACAAGATATCTTACtagtattattttcttttcttttcttttgtttttgacaAGCAAAATATCTGCTTTTCTTCCTCTCTTATATGCTCATTTCCGAAAACAGAAACCTCAGCAAAAACCTTATCTTTACACACACTAACCATGGCTGCTGCTTTGCTCCACTCCCTTTCCCTCTCCTTCGCTCCGCAGACCCTATCCTTCGTTGCCGCGTCTTCTATGGCTCCTTCTTCTCTAAAACCCCTCGCAATGCCGagacactttctctctctctctaccatcggcagctactccCACCCGGCTTCGAAATTCGTCCGCAACGTCGCGATTTCGTCTGAACTGGGCGAAGAggtggaggaggaagaggatgaAGGGACGTCCCCGCAGCCGAATTTCTCGCCGGAGTTGAAACTCTTTGTGGGGAATTTGCCTTTCAATGTCGACAGCTCTCGGCTTGCTGGGCTGTTCGAACAAGCCGGAAATGTTGAGATGGTTGAGGTATATCTTACTTATATCCTGATTtcgtttgaatttttaattattgtttatgTTTCTGTTTGTTAGTTTGGCTTTTGCTTTTGCTTTTGTTTGATTTCAAAAGCTAGCATAAATTATTCTCTATGCATATACACATTGTTAGGTACTACTATCCAAATGTATTTAATTAGGTTTGGTAGGTTTGTAATTGCCCAAGggcttttttccttttctttattTCCTATTGAATTTTCCTCGAGCGTTAGGTGATTTCTTGCGTTTATTTGTGGGTCTTGAATCGAAGTGATTTATGTTTGGACATATTCATGAATGTTGATGCACTTGCACTTTGAAATGCTTAAGGAAGCTGTGGTGAATGAATGAATGTATTTCTGCTGCTCAGTTGAGTTGACTGCATGCTGTTTTGGGATTGaatttgtttatttcatttttctctCTATGCTTGAGGTAATGTTGAAGAGGGGGCGAAGTCGATCTTGAAAAGTTACGATATACAATGTTCACATTGTTAACACAGTGTTCTTGAACTTCTGCAGGTTATCTATGATAAGACTACAGGAAGAAGCCGAGGTTTTGGTTTCGTGACTATGTCTACAGTGGAGGAAGTAGAAGCTGCAGCTCAACAATTCAATGGTTATGTAagcttcatctctctctttcacacacacacacaaatgtTGGTATTAAGTAGATAGCAGTGCTTTGTTAGTGAGAAGTATAActctttcacacacacacacaaatgtTGGTATTAAGTAGATAGCAGTGCTTTGTTAGTGAGAATTATAACACTGAGCATTGGGCTGATCCTATCTCGATTTGTTATCAACTTCTTGCTGGTGTTGTTTAGGCTGCTTGAAACTATGTATTTAAGAATTATGTGTCACTGAGCTTTGTGGTGCATTGTATCTTGATTTGTTGTCAACTTTTTGCTAGCTTTGTTTATGCTGCTTGAAAGCATATGTGCCTGACTTTGTTGTTTTCTGCAGGAATTTCACGGTAGAGCTTTGAGGGTGAGTTCCGGCCCACCGCCTCCCAAGGATGAAAACTTCTCGTCACGAGGACCCAGGGGAGGGTCAAGTATCGATAACACCAACAGGCTTTATGTGGGTAACCTTGCATGGGGTGTTGACAATCTTACACTTGAAACGTTGTTTAGTGAGCAGGGGAAGGTTAAGGAAGCAACAGTTGTCTATGACAGAGACAGTGGTAGGTCAAGGGGTTTTGGTTTTGTGACGTATGGTTCGGCTCAAGAGGTTGACAATGCTATTAGATCACTGGATGGCATGGTGAGTACCCTATTTTGTATGTACGTACGGGTGAATACTTCCGTATACGTATGTAAATATGTGCTTTTATATGTACTATTTTTCTTcggattttttttgtttgtctatGTTGATTTTCACTGCTATACTTGGTGTGTGAATTGCAATATTTATCTCGTTATTTTCCTCTTCTGCAAAGTAAGGGGGTGAATATTAGCAATAAAATCTAGCTTATCTGATTTGGAACTAGCGGAATATGCCTTTCCAATTTATTTTCCTTGTGAAATAAATCTTCCTTGTTTTTCTACACCATAAGTATACTTTACCCTCAATTCTCTTATAGAATCTTGAATTCTCATTGAAATTTGTTGGAGCAGGATCTCAATGGTAGATCTATTCGAGTTAGCAGAGCTGAAGCCCGTCCAAAGCGTGAATACTAATGGCTTAATCTTGCAGCTGGGATAGCATATGTGGAGGTATTCTATTCAACTTAATCGTCTCACAAATTTTGGCATGATAAAAGAGCTATATTCTGAGGGATTACTATATTAAGCACACTAAAATTGTAGTTGGACATTTTTTTTGAAGCGGTAATCATATCTTCAAGCAATGGAACAATCTCCCATTTTCAAGTTTTTGAACATTCTGATTTTGTTTATATCAATCAAAGGAgacttcttcttttttcctaATCTCCTATCCGAATTCTGCATCAGAATGTAAAGGCTCATGTGTTGCAGTCCCAAGGTCTCGTCCTCTAGCGCTCTCGACAAGAAATAGAAGATCTTGTTACTTGCATCATCATCTGCAGTGGTGGCGTTTAGGCTTATACGGCTCCTGCATTCAGACCAAGAGGATCTGGAGTTGCATCGATGTTGTTTTGAGTGTGTTTCTGCAATGTGATTCTGTAGTTGGCTTTGCATTGTGGAGAAATTTTGTGGCTGTGTGATGAATAAGCAGGTTAGCTTACTTGTAGATTCCGACACGAAGCAACTTTCCCCTTGTAAGAAGTTTGTATACGATGAAACTCAATTCTTTTTATGGCAACCCTCTGATTCCTTAATTTGAAAcaatagtattatatatatgctTTCTTTCTAAACCTGATGAATCAAAGATGACATTGTGTTTTTggcgcttttttttttttaattactgtTTCTCAATGCgtttctaaatttttaactatagcatatttaatttaaatgataaaatgtATGGAATAAATCAGAATAATTTGGCAATGAGCCTTTTCATATATGGTTATTTTTAGGTAGTACTATTGAAGATGAAATTTGGATTGAAAAAATAGTTAATGTTGCAGCAAAGTGACATCTTTTAAGATTGGTGAGGAAGATGCTCAGTGAGATGATGTTAGGTTGATGGATTGGGTATTACAAGGGCTTAAATATGATTATCGACGACCATGAAGTACAtctaaattgaataaatatttcCTTATTATTAATAGGTCATGAGTTTGAGTTATCTAGTACTCGTAAGTATGGGTGCATGTGAGTTataactcaaaaaaaaataaaaacacaattATGGGCTATATAGCCCAAGCAAATCAATCTTTCTCAATAATGGAAAAACAAAAGAATAAGGTACATGCAATTTTTAGATACATGATGAACGAATACAATAACATTGATTTGACAAATAAGTTTGAATAGATACGATTATACTATGGTAAGACTATGTTTATCATTGGCTCTCACCAATCCAATtttctaataaaaaatttaattttatctcCTCCACATATACAACCTATAACTCAATTcagttatattattttaaactttATCAATGATCCATTACAACCTAAACatattttctttcatcattatttattattctatTTTATAATAACAAAATGCCAATTAAGTGGCATTCTTCTATTTGATAAAGTAGGTTGTGGAATAGGTTGGTGcacatctttttcctttttttttttgatcagagaAAAGAGATTTCATTCAGGAAAAATCAGAACGGAACAccaggtaccagaggtaccaagtgTACAGAACATAAGTGAAAAAACAAGGGATTGGGCAAAAGGAAAAAACCCAATCAGTACAACACCACAAAGGATCTCCAAGAATCGGACTGCCCAATTTCCAAACCAATCTCCAACCCTCAGCTGAATAAAAAACAAACGAACAAGGACGGTCTTGAGCAGGATCAGCAGCTGAAACCCAAGCTTTAGCAGTCAAGACCTCTAACAGCAAAAAACCATCTTCGAAACTCTTGCTCCTGCGTCGGTAGATTCAAATCCGAACACCAAACCCACAATCTCGCCTTAATCTCTGCcatcattttttctttgttCCAACTTTCTTGATTGAAGATACAATTGTTTCGAATCTTCCAAATGCTCCAAATCACACACAACCAAACACCAAGGAAGAAGTCCACATCCTTCTTGCTCCCCAGATTCACGAAAGCGTTGAAATGTGCTTTGGATTTAAAATGAAAGACTGCTTGTTTACCTGTCCAACGTAAGATTTCATTCCAGATTTCATCAGTTTTTTGGCAAAGGAAGAAGAGATGCTCAATGGTTTCTTCTTTCAACTGGCAAATGGCGCATAAATCAGCCGCTGAGTGTGTCACCACTTGTCTCCTCCGAAGGTTGTCCACCGTTGCGATTCTTCCTTTAAGAACCTTCCAAGTTGTGGCGATGACCTTGGCTGGAACTTGAGCTTTCCAGATCATGGCCAACTCCTTTTGGACTCCGCAAACATTCGACAAACTCCTGTTTTTAAAAAATGTCTCGTAAGCTGTCTTGACAGAGAAAACACCGCTACCGGCTGCCTTCCATCTCCAAGCGTCTATTGAACTTGCATTCAGCCGAATCTTGCTAACACAAGACCTCAAAGCACGAAGCTGCTCCAGATCTCTCTCCCTCAAAGACCTTTCCCATTCGAATTTCCACTCCCAAGTTCCTTCAATCCATTCCCCCATACTACTAACCACACCCTCTTTATTGGAGTTGAGACGAAAAAGTCTCGGAAACAAATCAGCCAGAGATTTTTCCCCCGCCCAAATGTGAGTCCAAAATCTCACCGAGTTCCCATCTCCAATCACTCGCTCAAGATTATCTCTCACCCCTTTTCCACCCTCGCCCCTACTCAATCCCACCACTTTCCTCCACCAAGCCGACTTAATCAATTTATTTCCCTCAGCCCTAAAACCCTCTCCATCCCTCTCCAAGTCCCCATGGCAAGATTTAAACACCTTCACCCACAACAGATTTTTCTCTGTCAAAAATCTCCAGATCCATTTGGCCATAAGGGCCGAGTTAAAATCACCCAAATCTTTAAAATTGAGCCCCCCAAAGTCCAGACCAACACAAAGCTCCTCCCATTGTTGCACATCTTTTTCCTACAATTGGTTATtcacaataaaatattttatctttttttttttcttttctctatcAAGTTATTTGTCTTATTAGTATAATCGATTGGTGGAGTTGTGAATAAACATAGTCTAATAATGCAAAAATAGTGTTTAGAATATCATCAATATTGATATTCGGCAAGATAAGATTGCACAATATAAtcatatctatatatacatcCACACTTACATGATCTATAAATGTACACTAATTACTATATTTTCTAAACTACACATATTTTGGTAAAATGCGCCATGTCCGTTCACTTTAGCCCATTGTAAGAAGTAGTAATGAAGATGCGACTAATCTCATTCCATATTGAAACGTTACTAATTTTAATTTGACTTTAGCTttagttgaaaaaaaaaaccaaacctAACAACAACACACGGAATTATCATCATGATTGATGGTGCGAAATAAAAGTTGGGTAAAAGTGAGgataagattatagatttcctAATGTAGCAAGATGGAATTGGAAAGTTAtggtccaaaaatagaaaataatggTGCTTTGTGTATGGGTGTGACAAGCAGTCACAATTTAGTGTTTCAACTTTATGAGACCTGATCAAAGCTATGCATATCCGACAACCTTATACGTGTCGACCCACCATTCAAAATTAGGGCAAATGCTACTCCTAGATTATTGCTCATCATCCACCAATCCTTGCCTTCCACGTGTGTTGTAAGAGGTAATTGTCGTAGATTAACTAAATTGAAAAAGATTTtgattcatttaaattttttggttgGAAATATAAAATGATTTAGCTAGTTTTAGTATTTTGTATACACTGgagttatttttaaaatgtgTGGGAGCTCTGAAATCGAgttctataaaattaatttctatttttttccaatttaaatgtatttgtagattaaaataaatattgaattttaagataacaaaaaattcattaaaattaaatttcaacctaacattaattaaaaaataaaataacacagAATTTAAAAGATTTACATTTCTGAAAAATATCGTTATTGGGTGGTGCACCGTGCACAACACGCACCTCAAACTCCTTTGTCGGCGCCCGGCTCGCAGATCGAGCTCCCTCTCAAACTCGGTGGCTCTCTAGCGGTAGGGGGCTCGCTGGAGCGCAGCTCGAGCCGGCCCAGCAAGCCCCATCGGAGTTGCTCTTACTCTTCAATATTTTCACTAATATATTGCACAAGTTCTACGTAATTCTTTCGATACAAATGACTTCTTATGCATAATTTGTCTAGTTAGTAGttttattgaataaaaatgaaatttactCGAGA includes these proteins:
- the LOC131020545 gene encoding 29 kDa ribonucleoprotein A, chloroplastic-like isoform X2; amino-acid sequence: MAAALLHSLSLSFAPQTLSFVAASSMAPSSLKPLAMPRHFLSLSTIGSYSHPASKFVRNVAISSELGEEVEEEEDEGTSPQPNFSPELKLFVGNLPFNVDSSRLAGLFEQAGNVEMVEVIYDKTTGRSRGFGFVTMSTVEEVEAAAQQFNGYEFHGRALRVSSGPPPPKDENFSSRGPRGGSSIDNTNRLYVGNLAWGVDNLTLETLFSEQGKVKEATVVYDRDSGRSRGFGFVTYGSAQEVDNAIRSLDGMDLNGRSIRVSRAEARPKREY
- the LOC131020545 gene encoding 29 kDa ribonucleoprotein A, chloroplastic-like isoform X1, producing the protein MAAALLHSLSLSFAPQTLSFVAASSMAPSSLKPLAMPRHFLSLSTIGSYSHPASKFVRNVAISSELGEEVEEEEDEGTSPQPNFSPELKLFVGNLPFNVDSSRLAGLFEQAGNVEMVEVIYDKTTGRSRGFGFVTMSTVEEVEAAAQQFNGYEFHGRALRVSSGPPPPKDENFSSRGPRGGSSIDNTNRLYVGNLAWGVDNLTLETLFSEQGKVKEATVVYDRDSGRSRGFGFVTYGSAQEVDNAIRSLDGMVSTLFCMYVRVNTSVYVCKYVLLYVLFFFGFFLFVYVDFHCYTWCVNCNIYLVIFLFCKVRG